CGCGCTCCTTCCCGCTCTCCTTCGACGTCGACTTCACCCCCTACCCGCGCTAGTCCGCCTCCCGCCGCGCCAGCTCAGGAGCCCCGCCGTGCCCTCGCACACCTTCACCGTCAACGGACAGAGCGTGACCGTCGACGCGCCCGACGACCTGCCCCTGCTGTGGGTGCTCCGCGACATGCTGGGCGTGCGCGGGCCGAAGTACGGCTGCGGGGTGGACGTCTGCAAGGCCTGCACCAGCCATCTCGACGGCGCGGACGTCCGACCGTGCGTCGTGCCCGTATCCGCCTGTGCCGGGAAGACGGTCACCACCATCGAGGGGCTGGCCGAGGGGGACAGGCTCCACCCGGTGCAGGAAGCCTGGCTCGAACAGGACGTCTCCCAGTGCGGCTTCTGCCAGCCCGGCCAGATCATGGCGGCGGTCGCCCTGCTGGAGCGCACCGCCACCCCCACGGACGAGGACATCGACGCCATAGCCAACATCTGCCGCTGCGGCACCTACTTCCGCATCCGGGAGGCCATCCGCAGCGCGGCGGCCAAAATGCGCACGGCGTAGTGACGACGGGCCCCGGGCACCGACGGGCCCGCCGACGTCCGGGGCGCCGAAGGGTCCGGGGCGTCCCCCGCCCGACGGCGGCCCCGCGCCACCCGGATCCGGGACACAGCACCGATAGAGGATGGAATGCACGGAAAATGGCTGATCATGCCTGAATGAGGCGTATCAATGCGAAACGCGTGTTGGTGGGTGAGCCGCTCGACACCGCCCGACTGGGCGAGACGCTCCTGCCCAAGCGGCTCGCCCTGCCGATCTTCTGCAGCGACCCGCTGTCCTCGGTGGCTTACGCCACCGAGGAGATCCTGCTGACCCTCGCCCTCGGCGGCGTCGCCCTGCTCCACCTCGCCTGGTACGCGGCCGCCGCCATCGTCTTCCTGCTCGTGGTGGTCGTCGCCTCGTACCGCCAGACCTGCCACGCCTACCCGGGCGGCGGAGGCGCGTACGTCGTCAGCGCGGAGAACCTCGGCCAAACCGCCGCGCTGACCGCCGCCAGCGCGCTGCTGGTCGACTACGTGCTCACCGTCGCGGTGTCCGTCGTCTCCGGCGTCGCCGCCATCACCTCGGCCATCCCCGCCCTCAACGACCACCAAGTCGCCCTCTCGGTCGCCTTCGTGGTGCTGCTCACGCTGATGAACCTGCGCGGCGTACGGGAGTCCGGGCGCGTCTTCGCCGTCCCGACGTACGGCTTCGTCCTCGTCATCTACCTCATGTTCGCGGTCGCCGCGTTCCGGATCGGGACCGGCGACACCATCCGGGCCGAGTCCGCCACGCTCCCGATCACCGCGGACGGGACGTACACCGGGATCGCGCTGGTGTTCCTCGCGATGCGTGCCTTCGCCTCCGGCTGTACGGCACTGACCGGCGTCGAGGCGATCAGCAACGGCGTGCCCGCCTTCCGCAAACCCAAGAGCCGCAACGCCGCCACCACGCTGGCCGCGATGGGCGCCCTGGCGGTGACCATGTTCATGGGCATCACCGTCCTCGCCATGGTCTACGAGGTGCACGTCGCCGCCGACCCCACCGAGCTGGGCCTGCCCCCGGGAACGCCGATGTCGACCGCGCTCGCCCAGATCGGACGGGCCACCTTCGGCGACTGGCACCCGCTCTTCTACCTGCTCCAGGCCGTCACCGCCGGCGTACTCGTCCTCGCCGCGAACACCGCCTTCAACGGCTTCCCGATGCTCGCCTCCATCCTCGCCCGGGACCGGTACGCGCCGCGCCAGCTCTCCAACCGCGGCGACCGGCTCGTCTACTCCAACGGCATCGTGCTGCTCGCCCTCGCCGCGATCGCCCTGATCGTCGCCTTCGACGCCCAGCTGACCCGCCTCATCCAGCTCTACATCATCGGCGTCTTCGTCTCCTTCACCCTCTCCCAGGCCGGGATGGTCCGGCACTGGAGGCGCGAACTGGCCTCGCCCGCCACCCCGAGGGAGGAGCGGATCCACATCCACCGCCGGCTCGCCATCAACGCGGTCGGCGCCACCCTCACCGCACTGGTCCTGGTCATCGTCCTCGTCACCAAGTTCACCCACGGCGCCTGGCTGGTCTGCATCGCCATGCCCGCCCTGTTCCTGGGCATGAAGGGGGTCCGGCGGCACTACGACGCCGTCACGCGACAGGTCGCCGTCCCCGCCGGCGCCCTTCCCCGCATGCCCGCCCGCCACCACGTCCTGGTGCTGGTCTCCTCCGTGCACGCCCCGACGCTCAAGGCGCTCGGCTACGCGCAGGCCCTGCACCCCGACACCCTGACCGCCGTGTCCGTGGCCGCCGACGAGCACGACATGCGGCGGCTGCGCGAGGCGTGGGCGGACCACGCCCCCGGGATCAGCCTCAAGGTGCTGCATTCGCCCTACCGCGAGGTGGTCGGCCCGATGATGGCCCACATCCAGGAGCTGGCGGCCACCGAGGGCGGGGACGTGCTGTCGGTGGTCATCCCGGAATACGTGGTGGGCCACTGGTGGGAGCAGCCGCTGCACAACCAGAACGCGCTGCGGCTCAAGGCGAGGCTGCTGTTCACCCCGGGCGTCGCGGTGATCGACGTGCCGTACCTCCTGGAGTCGGCGCAGGCCGGGGAAACCGGCGGGGCCGGGCTACCGGCCGGGTAGTTCAGCCGGCGGCGTGCTGGAGCACCGCCGCGTGCGCCAGCGCCAGTTCCACGACCTGTGCCGGATCGGACAGCGACCGGCCGGTGAGCCGCTCCAGTCGGCGCAGCCGGTTCGAGACGGTGTTGCGGTGGCAGTACAGGCGCTGCGCGGCGTACGTGGTCGAGCCCCCGCAGGCCAGCCAGGTTCCCAGGGTCGTCAGCAGCACCCGGCGGTCCTCCGGCGGCAGCTCCAGCACCGGGCCCAGCACCACCTTGCGCAGCCGCCCCGCGAGTTCGGCGTCAGAGGCGACCAGCGCCGCCGGGAGCCGTTCGTCCAGGAGCGTGGCGCCCGGGCCACCCGCCGCCGGGGCGGTGTGCAGGGCCAGCTCCGCCAGCCTGCGGGCGCCGGCCAGTTCGGCGGGGGACACCACCACCGGGCTCACCCCGGCCCGCGCGCCGGGCGGCGCGAGGAGCTCCCGTACGGCCTCCAGGGGATGGTGGCCCAGCTCCACCAGCCCGCTCGCGCCACCGGCGCGCACCCGCCACCACACGCGCGGGGCGCCGGCCGCAGCCGGGGCGGGGACCGGGCCGGGAGGGGACCCGCCCGGCCCGGACGCGATCACCGCGAACCGGCCCCGCTCCGGGAGTCCGAGCCGGGCGGCGGCCTCCGCGGCCTCCGCGGCCGTCCCCCCGTTGTCCAACAGCGCGTCGAGGAGGGCCGCCCGGTGCTCCCGGTCCCGGTCGGCGCGCGCGGCGACGGCGTCCCGGTACGCCTCTGACGCGGCGTCCGACATCCGCTCCAGCACCTCCCACAGCTCCGCCGCCGCCGGCAGCAGCCGCGGCAGCGCAGCCCGGTCGTGCGCGGTCACCGCCTCGGTCAGCGCCTGCCACAACGACCGCCCGGCGCGCCGGTATCCGCGCAGCAGGGAATCCAGCGGCAGTCCGCGCTCGGCCGCCTCCGTCCCCTCGGCGCGAGCCGTGTCGGCGCAGGCCCGATCCACCGGCAGCCCCCGGGAGACCCGGGCCAGGCCCGACACGGCCTGCCCCAGCGTGCGGTGGATCCGCTCGTGCAGCCCGGGCCGCCCGATCAGCGCGGCGTACGCGGGGTCCTCGGCCTGCGTCCGGTCGGTGAGCCGGTCCGCCGCCACGGTGATCCGGCGTTCCAAGTCCTCGCGTATCTCCTCGATGAGCCGCTCCATGCCGGGCAGCGTGACACGCGCGGGGGCGCGGTGGGGAGCCCCGGGAACGGCCCGCGTCCCCCGCGGCGTCAGGCACGCCGCCGCGGGCCTTGCCCGTGGCGAGGCGGAATCCGAAAGACCTCACCCGCGCGAACTAGCGCACCCCGGACTCCGGTTGGGGCAGGCCCAGGCCGGCGAACAGGTCCTGCGCGAGGTGCTCGGTGAAGACGGCCGACTCCGTCAGGGCGCGGCGGACCGCGGCCCCGTCGGCGGTGAGTCCGGCCGCCGCCGACCACGCCAGGGCGGCGCACACCGCCGGCAGCACGGGGAACTCGTGCACGGGTATCCCGTAGTCCACCGCCTTGGCGCGATCGAGCAGCGCCCTCCAGCGGTGCCCGGCCGGCGCGGTGGCCTCGACGAAGCCGACGTCACTGTCGAGGAACTCCACCGCCACCACCGGCGCGTCCACGAGCCGGGCCAGCCGCGCCACACCCTGCCGGTCCGCTTCCTCGAACTCCGCGGACCGCCAGCCGGCCACCGCCGGGGCCGACGCCTCGACACCGGTGAAACCTGCGGCTTCCATCAGGTCCGGCAGCCGTCGCGCCGCGGACCGTACGACCAAGGATCCCCCTGAGTTACCCATGCCGACAACGGTACGGCGGCCCACTGACAATCACCGGGAA
This Streptomyces sp. NBC_00539 DNA region includes the following protein-coding sequences:
- a CDS encoding helix-turn-helix domain-containing protein, whose amino-acid sequence is MERLIEEIREDLERRITVAADRLTDRTQAEDPAYAALIGRPGLHERIHRTLGQAVSGLARVSRGLPVDRACADTARAEGTEAAERGLPLDSLLRGYRRAGRSLWQALTEAVTAHDRAALPRLLPAAAELWEVLERMSDAASEAYRDAVAARADRDREHRAALLDALLDNGGTAAEAAEAAARLGLPERGRFAVIASGPGGSPPGPVPAPAAAGAPRVWWRVRAGGASGLVELGHHPLEAVRELLAPPGARAGVSPVVVSPAELAGARRLAELALHTAPAAGGPGATLLDERLPAALVASDAELAGRLRKVVLGPVLELPPEDRRVLLTTLGTWLACGGSTTYAAQRLYCHRNTVSNRLRRLERLTGRSLSDPAQVVELALAHAAVLQHAAG
- a CDS encoding (2Fe-2S)-binding protein; this encodes MPSHTFTVNGQSVTVDAPDDLPLLWVLRDMLGVRGPKYGCGVDVCKACTSHLDGADVRPCVVPVSACAGKTVTTIEGLAEGDRLHPVQEAWLEQDVSQCGFCQPGQIMAAVALLERTATPTDEDIDAIANICRCGTYFRIREAIRSAAAKMRTA
- a CDS encoding APC family permease, with product MRRINAKRVLVGEPLDTARLGETLLPKRLALPIFCSDPLSSVAYATEEILLTLALGGVALLHLAWYAAAAIVFLLVVVVASYRQTCHAYPGGGGAYVVSAENLGQTAALTAASALLVDYVLTVAVSVVSGVAAITSAIPALNDHQVALSVAFVVLLTLMNLRGVRESGRVFAVPTYGFVLVIYLMFAVAAFRIGTGDTIRAESATLPITADGTYTGIALVFLAMRAFASGCTALTGVEAISNGVPAFRKPKSRNAATTLAAMGALAVTMFMGITVLAMVYEVHVAADPTELGLPPGTPMSTALAQIGRATFGDWHPLFYLLQAVTAGVLVLAANTAFNGFPMLASILARDRYAPRQLSNRGDRLVYSNGIVLLALAAIALIVAFDAQLTRLIQLYIIGVFVSFTLSQAGMVRHWRRELASPATPREERIHIHRRLAINAVGATLTALVLVIVLVTKFTHGAWLVCIAMPALFLGMKGVRRHYDAVTRQVAVPAGALPRMPARHHVLVLVSSVHAPTLKALGYAQALHPDTLTAVSVAADEHDMRRLREAWADHAPGISLKVLHSPYREVVGPMMAHIQELAATEGGDVLSVVIPEYVVGHWWEQPLHNQNALRLKARLLFTPGVAVIDVPYLLESAQAGETGGAGLPAG